One Kitasatospora sp. NBC_01287 DNA window includes the following coding sequences:
- a CDS encoding TniB family NTP-binding protein, which translates to MIGNELPFVLPGPAPARDTLAGWQHWCRIRRSFVPAPLMDLAAWRLLSPRKKMLHNLHRAATHANLPLLATPMSRAVEKLLNGRIESNALKLKPTTRAGVMVSGGGYQGKTECVCEIAAAFEERWLALHQHLNPEAQSGHRDLHAPVAYVQTPVTAKPKSTCKAILNFYGAPISPRMDLPDLIQQVASSLRDHGTKVLILDDITRLRMHRADDQDTLDLIRAFMSMHVTLVLIGVDIRGSGLLREGRHDPSTGQWQLPASERSKFRGLEPTQTERRFDLVELGRFRYDSPPQIAAWLQHLRGVQEGLRLLDATSGMLTEGTMPEYLFQRTNGVVGLLERLIEDGCREAIDSGLERLTEDLLDSVAIDLTGVPDRDPEAGEVPPVPAREARKAKRSRNTVFDDRGPAATGT; encoded by the coding sequence ATGATCGGGAACGAACTGCCGTTCGTGCTCCCCGGGCCGGCACCGGCCCGCGACACCCTGGCCGGCTGGCAGCACTGGTGCCGCATCCGGAGGTCGTTCGTTCCAGCGCCCCTGATGGACCTGGCGGCTTGGCGGCTGCTCAGTCCGCGCAAGAAGATGCTCCACAACCTCCACCGCGCCGCGACCCACGCGAATCTGCCGCTGTTGGCGACCCCGATGAGCCGGGCGGTGGAGAAGCTCCTCAACGGCCGCATCGAGAGCAACGCACTCAAGCTCAAGCCCACCACCCGCGCTGGCGTCATGGTCTCCGGCGGTGGCTACCAGGGCAAGACCGAGTGCGTCTGTGAGATCGCCGCTGCCTTCGAAGAACGCTGGCTCGCTCTGCACCAACATCTCAACCCTGAGGCGCAGTCCGGCCACCGAGACTTGCACGCTCCCGTCGCCTACGTCCAAACACCCGTCACCGCAAAGCCGAAGAGCACCTGCAAGGCCATCCTGAACTTCTACGGCGCACCCATCAGCCCGCGGATGGATCTGCCCGACCTCATCCAGCAGGTCGCCTCATCCCTGCGCGACCACGGCACCAAGGTCCTGATCCTCGACGACATCACCCGACTACGCATGCACCGCGCTGATGACCAGGACACTCTCGACCTGATCCGAGCCTTCATGAGCATGCACGTCACGCTCGTCCTGATTGGTGTCGACATCCGTGGGTCCGGACTACTTCGGGAAGGCCGCCACGACCCGAGCACTGGCCAGTGGCAGCTACCGGCCTCCGAGCGATCCAAGTTCCGCGGCTTGGAGCCGACCCAGACGGAGCGGCGGTTCGACCTGGTCGAACTCGGCCGATTCCGCTACGACAGCCCACCGCAGATCGCTGCTTGGCTCCAGCACCTTCGCGGTGTCCAGGAGGGGCTCCGCCTGCTCGACGCCACCTCGGGCATGCTCACCGAGGGCACCATGCCCGAGTATCTCTTCCAGCGCACCAACGGCGTCGTTGGCCTGCTGGAACGGTTGATCGAGGACGGCTGTCGGGAGGCCATCGACTCCGGGCTCGAGCGCTTGACGGAGGATCTGCTCGACAGCGTCGCGATCGACCTGACCGGGGTGCCCGACCGGGATCCGGAGGCTGGCGAAGTGCCGCCTGTCCCCGCCCGCGAGGCCCGGAAGGCCAAACGTTCGCGCAACACCGTCTTCGACGACCGCGGCCCTGCCGCCACGGGCACGTGA
- a CDS encoding TniQ family protein: MATAPLPRSLDPLPDESVAGYVLRLSHRLNVPPGWLMYRTGLTGPRSPNYSNAGLSIAMSDDIAAEFARTTRLSLEEVTALTLACFNGRYPPVTRAMSASVVGRRPSETWLFQNSSRYCPDCLAGGGSPIQDAHGGSWKKIWQLPVVFACLEHRCYLRHQCFDCRRPISGDGGGRLLARAGDPSLHPLQCRNSLPGAEGERSRTDPACGGRLDRRPSLTAPTLMGRDMALQARMLRCLGAETSPREAAEYFTDLQLVTSLICVTWPLAESLAPRLAAHTVNSFLRRRAAQLGSNHWFQRFTALPVDATEAAALLEIAAAVLDSEDLAATLGPLVLSDRTQGRRAVWSEHFIRQAAPCSSRFSQAVAPLTHAVHGSHRRDTLPQSAGHGGFAPEHVPAYLPKLWLDEHFRRCEGISERLLRRTASVRLAQLTAQGSLDEAAEYLGIEAPRRASGGVQRWAHAKLDVFEFENALRDLAIGLDATVAWLVDYQHRREALKDWHLDQRTWDDLTASIPQTGTVEPRYDDLKRHVASIFVWTRITQGEHLFAPRPLETAQAIRTRQYWETRRNTMWSLLANPGVSPHFTLLGEALTEYADRLAATIDAERSARQMKHSLAN, translated from the coding sequence GTGGCGACCGCGCCGCTGCCACGCAGCTTGGATCCATTGCCAGACGAGTCGGTGGCTGGATATGTGCTGCGCTTGTCGCACCGGCTCAACGTCCCACCGGGCTGGCTGATGTACCGCACCGGTCTCACCGGTCCTCGCAGCCCCAACTACTCGAACGCGGGCCTGTCTATCGCCATGTCCGACGACATCGCGGCCGAGTTCGCCCGCACAACCCGTCTGAGCCTCGAGGAGGTCACCGCTCTGACGCTGGCCTGCTTCAACGGCCGGTACCCGCCGGTCACACGCGCCATGAGTGCATCCGTCGTCGGGCGGCGGCCCAGCGAGACCTGGCTCTTTCAAAACTCATCTCGCTACTGCCCTGATTGCCTTGCTGGTGGCGGATCACCGATCCAGGATGCGCACGGCGGTAGTTGGAAGAAGATCTGGCAGCTTCCCGTGGTCTTCGCTTGCCTCGAACACCGCTGTTACCTGCGGCACCAGTGCTTTGACTGCCGCCGACCGATCAGCGGCGACGGTGGAGGCCGCCTCCTTGCCAGAGCCGGTGATCCCAGTCTCCACCCGCTCCAGTGCCGGAACTCACTACCCGGCGCCGAGGGAGAACGCAGCCGCACCGATCCCGCTTGCGGCGGCAGACTCGATCGTCGGCCGTCGCTCACCGCGCCGACCCTGATGGGTCGGGACATGGCGCTTCAAGCCCGCATGCTTCGCTGCCTCGGTGCGGAGACTTCCCCGCGCGAAGCAGCCGAATACTTCACAGACCTGCAGCTCGTCACCTCGCTGATCTGTGTGACCTGGCCGCTCGCCGAGTCCCTCGCACCGCGACTCGCCGCCCACACCGTCAACAGCTTCCTACGCCGACGTGCCGCTCAACTAGGCTCCAATCACTGGTTCCAGCGCTTCACCGCACTACCCGTCGACGCCACTGAGGCGGCGGCTCTACTGGAGATCGCCGCCGCAGTACTCGACAGTGAAGACCTGGCGGCCACGCTGGGTCCGCTTGTCCTGTCTGACCGGACGCAGGGCCGCAGAGCTGTCTGGTCCGAGCACTTCATCCGGCAGGCGGCCCCGTGCTCCAGCCGGTTCTCCCAAGCTGTCGCCCCGCTCACCCACGCCGTCCATGGCTCCCACAGGCGCGACACGCTCCCGCAAAGCGCGGGCCATGGCGGATTCGCTCCTGAGCATGTCCCTGCGTATCTGCCCAAGCTCTGGCTCGACGAGCACTTTCGCCGCTGCGAGGGCATCAGCGAGCGGCTTCTGCGTCGAACAGCCTCGGTCAGGCTGGCACAACTGACCGCGCAAGGCTCCCTCGACGAGGCGGCCGAGTACTTGGGGATCGAAGCACCCCGACGGGCTTCAGGGGGCGTTCAGCGGTGGGCCCACGCCAAGCTCGACGTGTTCGAGTTCGAGAACGCCCTGCGCGACCTTGCGATCGGCCTCGACGCCACAGTCGCGTGGCTGGTCGACTACCAGCACCGTCGCGAAGCGCTCAAGGATTGGCACCTCGACCAGCGGACCTGGGACGACCTCACGGCCAGCATCCCGCAGACCGGGACCGTCGAACCGCGTTACGACGACCTCAAGCGCCACGTCGCGTCCATCTTCGTCTGGACTCGTATCACCCAAGGCGAGCATCTCTTCGCTCCCCGCCCGTTGGAGACCGCTCAGGCGATCCGGACCCGGCAATACTGGGAAACACGCCGAAACACGATGTGGTCTCTATTGGCCAATCCTGGCGTTTCCCCACACTTCACCCTCCTTGGCGAAGCCCTGACTGAGTATGCCGACCGTCTGGCTGCCACGATCGACGCTGAACGCTCAGCTCGCCAAATGAAGCACTCGCTCGCCAACTGA